CGGCCGTGCGCGACGTGACGGAGCAGCACGAGGCGCGCGAGCTGTTGGCCCAGCAAGCCGAGGATTACGCGCGCTCCAACGCCGAGCTCGAGCAATTCGCGTATGTCGCCTCGCACGATCTGCAGGAGCCGTTGCGGATGGTGGCCAGCTACTGCCAACTGCTGCAGCGACGCTACAAGGGAAAGCTCGACGCCGACGCCGACGACTTCATCAACTTCGCCGTGGACGGTGCCCGGCGCATGCAGGTGTTGATCAACGACCTGCTCACTTACTCGCGCGCTGGTCGCCGTGACTTGGCGCTGGCCGAGACGGATTGCGAGCAAGTCTTGAGCGACGTGATGTCGAATTTGCAGACGGCTATCGAAGAACGCGAGGCCGTGATTACTCACGATCCCTTGCCAACGGTCATGGCCGACCGCGGACAATTGACCCAAGTGCTGCAGAACCTGGTTGCCAACGCCATTAAGTTCTCGAAGTGCCGTCCAAAAGTTCACATTGCCTCGGAACGGATCGACGACGAGTGGCGCATCGCGGTGCGCGATCATGGCATCGGCATCGCGCCGGAGTATGCCGAGCGGATCTTCGAAATCTTCAAACGTCTGCACGGCTGGGGCGAGTACCCCGGCACGGGCATCGGCCTGGCCGTTTGCAAGAAGCTCGTCGAACGCCACGGGGGACGTATCTGGGTCGAGTCGACGCCAGAGCAGGGAAGCACCTTCTTTTTCACGTTGCCCGCTTGTTAAGGGAACTCTTTAAATGAACATCGGATACCGCGCAAGCCCGGTCGAGATACTGCTGGTCGAGGACAATCCGGGCGATGTGCGCCTGACGCAAGAAGTGCTACGCGAAGGCAAAGTGCGCAATACGCTGCGCGTGGCGGAAGATGGCGAAGAAGCACTGGCCATGTTGCGCCGCGAAGGGGCCTTCAGCGAGTCGCCCCGGCCGGATGTGATCCTGCTCGATTTGAACTTGCCGAAGAAAGACGGTCGCACAGTCCTGGCCGAGATCAAAGCCGATCCCAGCTTGCACCGCATCCCGGTGGTCATCCTGACGACGTCGAAGGCCGAGGAAGACGTGCTGAGGAGCTACGACCTGAACGCCAATTGCTACATCACCAAACCGGTCGACCTGGACCAGTTCATCAACGTGGTGCGGATGATCGAAGACTTCTGGCTGTCGATCGTGGTCTTGCCGTCGGTGTCCGCGACCGTTGGATAGGAACGCGCCTCTTCCGGAGGGCGCTTCATCTTCTGTCGCAATGCAGTCTCAAGCCCAGCGTGGGTGCCACTGGTGGCTCGTCCACCAGTGCGGCCGTTTTGATAAGCACTGCTAGCAGCCTGTTGAAGAACTCAACGGGCTGCGACATCGCAGGGATGCGATGGCAAAATATCGACGTAAGTCGTTATTTTGCGAGTCGTGCGACGCTTTGCTTCGCACTTGGCGAGGTTGAAAAAAGCCACGAGGGCTTTTTTCAACAGGCTGCTAGACAAGCTACCAGTGACACCCTGACCGTGGCCGTGACGTTTTGAAATTGCGCCTACGGCTGCTCAACTTCGCGCGAGCGCTCGCCCCGCAAACTGTGACGCTCTAGGGCCGCCCCGATGAAGCCGGCGAACAGCGGATGCGCGGCGGTGGGCTTGCTTTTGAACTCGGGGTGGAACTGCACCGCCACGAACCACGGATGCGACGGCAACTCGATCAACTCCACCAGCGACGAATCAGGGCTCGTGCCGGCGAACAACATGCCGTGCGCCGCGAACTGATTCCGGTATACGTTGTTGAACTCGTAGCGGTGCCGATGACGCTCGAAGATGCGCGTGCGACGATACGACCTGGCTGCGTGACTTTCCGGCGCGAGCACTGCTTCTTGCAGCCCGAGCCGCATGGTGCCGCCTTTGTCAGTGATCGACTTCTGCTCATCCAAGAGGCAGATCACGGGGTGGGGCGTGTCTTTGCAGATTTCCGTCGAGTGCGCGCCGGCCAGCCCGACCACGTTGCGAGCGAACTCGACTGCGGCGCATTGCATCCCCAGGCAAATGCCGAAGAACGGGATACCGCGCTCGCGGGCGAAGCGAATGGCCTCGACCTTGCCCTCGATGCCGCGCTCGCCGAACCCGCCGGGCACGAGCAGGCCGTCGTAGCCGGCCAGCAAGCGCTCGGGTCCGTCGCGCTCAACCTCTTCGCTCTGGATACGCTGAATGCGGATTTGTGCCCGATGGGTGATGCCGGCATGATCGAGAGCTTCGTAGATCGACTTGTACGCGTCGCGATGTTCGGCGTATTTACCGACCACGGCAATGCCCAGTTCGCGATCGGGATTGCGCAGCTTGTGTACCAGCTCGCGCCAATCATCCATGTCGAGCTGGCCCGCCGAGAGCCCCAAGCGGCGCACGATCAAGTCGTCGAGCTTGTTGTCCATCAGGCTCAAGGGGACCTCGTAGATCGAGAAGTCTTTATCCTTCTCCTCGATCACGGCGTCTTTGGGCACATTGCAGAACAGCGCGATCTTTTCGCGATCCTCGCGGCTGATCGTACGTTCGGTCCGGCAGATCAAGATGTCCGGCTGAATACCAATCTGCCGCAGTTGGCCGACCGAGTGCTGCGTCGGCTTGGTCTTCAGCTCGCCAGCCGCTTTCAGGTACGGGACCAGCGTCAGGTGGATGTACAGGCAGTTTTCCTTGCCGATATCGAGCGAGAACTGGCGAATTGCTTCCAGAAACGGCTGGCTTTCGATGTCGCCCACCGTACCGCCGATCTCGGTGATCACGACGTCGACATTGTCGCCGGCAAGTTTTTCGATGACGCTTTTGATTTCGTTCGTGATGTGCGGGATGACCTGCACGGTCTTGCCCAGGAATTCGCCGCGTCGTTCCTTGTTGATCACCGACAGATAAATCTGACCCGTCGTGTAATTCGAATCGCGCGTGAGCGGGCTGTTGGTGAACCGCTCGTAATGTCCCAGGTCGAGATCGGTCTCGCTGCCGTCGTCCAGCACGTAGACCTCGCCGTGCTGATAGGGGCTCATCGTGCCAGGGTCGACATTGATGTACGGATCGAGCTTTTGCATCCGCACGCGTAATCCGCGCCGTTCGAGCAGCATGCCGATCGAGGCGCTGGTAAGCCCCTTCCCTAGCGAGCTGACCACGCCACCGGTCACGAAAATGTATTTGGTCATACGTTCACCATCCATGCGTTCGTCGGTTGGGCGAAAAGGGCCGCTGCCGCTTGCTGCGTCAATGCGCTACCGCCGCCCGCTGGACCACTTTGGGCCGACGGGACGTCTGAAAAAACGAATAGGCCCGGGCTGTGCGGGCCGGAAACGGCGGGGCCAGGGTCACGTCACCCCGTGTAAACCCTGGAACCACATCTTAGTGCATACGCGCAAATTCGCAATGAGACTCATTCGCTCGGGTTAGGGTGAGGGTGTTCAGGGTCGAACGCGATTGACCCTCACCCCGGCCCTCTCCCGACGGGAGAGGGAGTCGCCCGGCGTACAAATGCGGCGTAATCCTCGGGCGTATCGATGCCGACGGTCGGCTCGTCGACCACGCCAACCGCGATCGCGTGCCCTGCATCGAGCACGCGCAACTGCTCGAGTTTTTCCAAACGCTCGATGCGCGCGGGCGCGAGCGCCGCGATTTGTAGAAGAAAATCGCGCCGATACGCGTACAGCCCTACGTGCTGATAAAAATTCGGCGGGTTTTCGGTGAGCAGTTCGTCGTGCCAGTCGCGGACGAACGGAATCGGGCAGCGGCTGAAATACAGCGCTCGGCCGCGACCGTCGAAGACGACCTTCACGCAGGCGGGGTCAAGCAGTTGCTCGCGCCGCCGAATCGGCGTGGCGAGCGTCGACATTTGCAGGCGCGGATCACGCTCCAGCAGTTCCACCACCAAATCGACCGAATGCCCGGCGAGCTCCGGCTCATCACCTTGCACGTTGACGAAGATATCAACGTCCGGCCGGCGGCGAGCGATCTCGGCGACGCGATCCGTGCCGCTGGCGCAGGTTTCGCTCGTCATCTCGACCTGGCCGCCAAAGCCGCGCACCTCGGCTAGGATCTCTTCATGATCGGTGGCGACGCACACGCCGCTGGGGCGCGTGGCCCGGCTCGCCGCCTCGAACGTATGTTGAATCAGCGACTTGCCCGTCTCGCGCAACAGCATCTTGCGTGGCAGCCGGCTGGATGCCAGACGAGCCGGGATGACGATCAAGCTGGTCGAGTGAATCCGCGGGACGAATTGCGCCTGTGACATCGCCCGGACGCCCTCCTTGGCTGCCGACTGTGTTACCGCGCGGCTGCCATCTTCTGAGAGGGCCGCGCGCGGCCAATTCATAGCAATTTCGGCCCACGCGAGATAGGTCAGCCACCACGGGTAGGCGCGGGGCTGTACGTTTCGGAACGCCACGCGCCCCTGGCAAGGTGCTATCGGATTGGTATGCTTCGCAGGTGCAGAGCGACTGATCGCCTCTTTGGGCCCTCTTACCTACTTCAACCAGTCTCCGAATTCGCCGTGTTTGACAAGCAACCCCTCGTCGATCTGGTTCGCGCCAAAGCTTTGAAGTTTGGCGATTTCACCCTCGCCTCGGGCAAGAAGGCCAGCTTCTATCTGGATACCAAGCAAGTGACGCTCGATTCGGCCGGGGCCAAGCTGGTCGGTGAAGGTATCCTCGATCTGCTCGCGCCACGCATGCCGAAGGCCGTGGGCGGCATGTCGATCGGCGCCGACCCGATCACGGCCGCCATTATCACGCTCGCCGGAGTGCGCGGCGTGCCGCTGTTGGGCTTCATGGTTCGCAAAGAGCCGAAAGGGCACGGCACGAATCGTTACATCGAAGGGCCCGTGCAGCCCGGCGACGAGGTCGTGATCGTCGAGGACGTCGTGACTACCGGTGGCTCATCGCTGTTGGCCATCGACCGGGCGATTGAATTCGGCCTGCAGGTCAAACGCGTGATAGCAATCGTCGATCGGCTCGAGGGAGGGCGCGAAGCCTTCGCTCGTCGCGATATTGCGCTAGACACGCTGTTGACGATTCGCGATTTTGGCATCGAGCCACAGGCGTAGCTGCCTTGCATTCTGAGGCGACCGGCCCGCGGCTTTTCCTCCGCGCTCGATTGCCATGGAAACCAGCCTGCATCGCGAATTGAAGCTGCTCTACGCCGGCGACGCCGGGCAGACCGAAGTGCGCGTGGGGCGTTACCGGATCGATGCCGTGGCCGGGGACGAGTTGGTGGAGATCCAGCACGGACGGCTGGGGGCCATCAGCTTCAAGATCGCCGAATTGCTCAAGAGCCACGACGTGCGTGTGGTCAAACCGATCGTGCGCGAGAAGCGAATCATCAAACGCCGCCGCCGCGGCGGAAAAATCGTCTCGCAGCGCCGCAGCCCGAAGCGTGGAAAGCTGCTCGACGTGTTTCACGACCTCGTGTATTTCACGAAGGTTTTTCCGCACCCGCGGCTGTCGATCGAAACTGTGCTGGTCGACGTCGAAGAGGAGCGCTACCCGGGCCATGGACGCCGGCGCCGCTATCGCCGCAGCGATTTTCAGATCGAAGATCAGCGGCTGCTGGCCGTGGGGGACTCTTGCCTGGTGCGCGAGCCCACGGATCTGATCACGCTACTCGATTGTAAGTTGCCGGCTCGCTTTCACACGGGGCACGTGGCGACGGCGCTCGACATTCCACGCTGGATTGCGCAGCGCATCGCTTATTCCTTGCGCGAAACCGGCGCGGTGCGCGCTGTGGGCAAAGAGCGCAATGCGCACGTCTACGAGTTGATCCCTCCGCGCTCTGCCGCGTGAAGATTACTTGGACGCGGTGTCAATTTGGATCGTGTGCCACTGGTGGCTTGCCGCCAG
This genomic stretch from Pirellulales bacterium harbors:
- a CDS encoding response regulator, with product MNIGYRASPVEILLVEDNPGDVRLTQEVLREGKVRNTLRVAEDGEEALAMLRREGAFSESPRPDVILLDLNLPKKDGRTVLAEIKADPSLHRIPVVILTTSKAEEDVLRSYDLNANCYITKPVDLDQFINVVRMIEDFWLSIVVLPSVSATVG
- a CDS encoding CTP synthase, producing MTKYIFVTGGVVSSLGKGLTSASIGMLLERRGLRVRMQKLDPYINVDPGTMSPYQHGEVYVLDDGSETDLDLGHYERFTNSPLTRDSNYTTGQIYLSVINKERRGEFLGKTVQVIPHITNEIKSVIEKLAGDNVDVVITEIGGTVGDIESQPFLEAIRQFSLDIGKENCLYIHLTLVPYLKAAGELKTKPTQHSVGQLRQIGIQPDILICRTERTISREDREKIALFCNVPKDAVIEEKDKDFSIYEVPLSLMDNKLDDLIVRRLGLSAGQLDMDDWRELVHKLRNPDRELGIAVVGKYAEHRDAYKSIYEALDHAGITHRAQIRIQRIQSEEVERDGPERLLAGYDGLLVPGGFGERGIEGKVEAIRFARERGIPFFGICLGMQCAAVEFARNVVGLAGAHSTEICKDTPHPVICLLDEQKSITDKGGTMRLGLQEAVLAPESHAARSYRRTRIFERHRHRYEFNNVYRNQFAAHGMLFAGTSPDSSLVELIELPSHPWFVAVQFHPEFKSKPTAAHPLFAGFIGAALERHSLRGERSREVEQP
- the kdsB gene encoding 3-deoxy-manno-octulosonate cytidylyltransferase, encoding MSQAQFVPRIHSTSLIVIPARLASSRLPRKMLLRETGKSLIQHTFEAASRATRPSGVCVATDHEEILAEVRGFGGQVEMTSETCASGTDRVAEIARRRPDVDIFVNVQGDEPELAGHSVDLVVELLERDPRLQMSTLATPIRRREQLLDPACVKVVFDGRGRALYFSRCPIPFVRDWHDELLTENPPNFYQHVGLYAYRRDFLLQIAALAPARIERLEKLEQLRVLDAGHAIAVGVVDEPTVGIDTPEDYAAFVRRATPSPVGRGPG
- the pyrE gene encoding orotate phosphoribosyltransferase, with translation MFDKQPLVDLVRAKALKFGDFTLASGKKASFYLDTKQVTLDSAGAKLVGEGILDLLAPRMPKAVGGMSIGADPITAAIITLAGVRGVPLLGFMVRKEPKGHGTNRYIEGPVQPGDEVVIVEDVVTTGGSSLLAIDRAIEFGLQVKRVIAIVDRLEGGREAFARRDIALDTLLTIRDFGIEPQA